Proteins from a genomic interval of Pseudomonas silesiensis:
- a CDS encoding FmdB family zinc ribbon protein, giving the protein MPMYDYQCASCGHQLEAIQKISAAPLVDCPACQAPELKKMLSMPGFRLSGTGWYETDFKTGSKKNLAGGDKAD; this is encoded by the coding sequence ATGCCGATGTACGACTATCAATGTGCTTCCTGTGGTCATCAGTTGGAAGCCATTCAAAAGATCAGCGCAGCACCGCTGGTCGACTGCCCTGCCTGCCAGGCGCCAGAGCTCAAGAAGATGCTGTCCATGCCGGGCTTCCGCCTCAGCGGCACCGGCTGGTACGAAACCGATTTCAAGACCGGTTCGAAGAAGAACCTGGCCGGCGGCGACAAAGCTGACTAG
- a CDS encoding ribbon-helix-helix domain-containing protein has product MVNEGRQSEVRDGPPSKDIRIDPFVSEFDMGLAQPLSRSVRLNGFATCLRLEQVYWDILGEMAKVNRCSVSALLSHVDRQVHLRHGGVKNFSALVRVVCVVHSLKEGNCPVTA; this is encoded by the coding sequence ATGGTTAATGAAGGCAGGCAAAGCGAGGTAAGGGATGGTCCTCCATCCAAGGATATAAGGATCGATCCGTTTGTCAGCGAGTTTGACATGGGGCTGGCCCAGCCATTATCCCGGTCAGTGCGTTTGAATGGTTTTGCGACCTGTTTGCGGCTTGAACAGGTTTATTGGGATATTTTAGGCGAAATGGCCAAGGTCAATCGCTGTTCGGTCAGTGCGCTGCTGTCTCACGTGGACCGTCAAGTGCATTTGCGGCACGGCGGGGTGAAGAATTTCAGCGCGCTGGTGCGGGTTGTCTGTGTGGTACACAGCTTGAAGGAGGGGAATTGCCCGGTTACGGCCTGA
- a CDS encoding cold-shock protein — MLKIVHLLMGAAALLLSFIPSLQPEAVPYLQQPDALYLAFFGLLNLTLAPVIPYWNKGARHQLQNLVSALLVLAVVLQTLTLIAKMPVIAGQPAVLFSLIAALIAVLLHLAISFYKSSPAAATPSYDMSNRDTGTVKWFNTSKGFGFISRDSGDDIFVHFRAIRGEGHRVLVEGQRVEFSVMNRDKGLQAEDVIAALPRR, encoded by the coding sequence ATGTTGAAAATCGTCCACCTGCTAATGGGCGCAGCGGCCCTGCTGCTGTCCTTCATCCCTAGCCTGCAACCCGAAGCTGTTCCTTACCTGCAACAACCCGATGCGCTGTACCTGGCCTTTTTCGGCCTGCTCAACCTCACCCTCGCACCTGTCATTCCTTACTGGAACAAAGGTGCGCGTCATCAGTTGCAAAACCTGGTCAGCGCCCTGTTGGTGCTGGCTGTCGTCTTGCAAACCCTGACGCTGATCGCGAAGATGCCTGTCATCGCCGGTCAACCTGCCGTTCTGTTCAGCCTGATCGCTGCCCTGATCGCCGTTCTTCTGCACCTGGCCATCAGCTTTTACAAATCGTCACCGGCCGCCGCGACGCCAAGCTATGACATGAGCAACCGCGATACGGGTACCGTCAAGTGGTTCAACACTTCCAAAGGCTTCGGCTTTATCTCCCGTGACTCCGGCGATGATATTTTCGTGCATTTCCGGGCTATTCGGGGTGAAGGCCATCGTGTCCTGGTCGAAGGCCAGCGCGTTGAGTTTTCTGTCATGAATCGTGACAAGGGCCTGCAAGCCGAAGATGTGATCGCCGCTTTGCCGCGACGCTGA
- a CDS encoding SlyX family protein, translated as MSLEARVTDLESQMAFQDDTIQALNDVLAAQQRVVERLQLQMEALLKRQEEMVGQFESFEEEAPPPHY; from the coding sequence ATGAGCCTGGAAGCACGCGTTACCGATCTGGAGAGCCAAATGGCGTTTCAGGATGACACCATCCAGGCATTGAATGATGTGCTGGCGGCACAGCAGCGGGTTGTTGAGCGCCTGCAATTGCAGATGGAGGCGTTGCTCAAGCGCCAGGAGGAAATGGTCGGCCAGTTCGAATCCTTCGAAGAAGAAGCGCCACCACCGCACTATTGA
- a CDS encoding HIT family protein, translating into MFALDPRLQQDTLPIGDFPLCRLLLSNDSNYPWFILVPRREDISEIFQLDVADQQQLWQETTALAETLKDSFDADKLNVAALGNVVSQLHMHVIVRKREDAAWPAPVWGKHPALPYSAEQIAVIRERLRLVLTDDFTFLEG; encoded by the coding sequence ATGTTCGCTTTAGATCCACGACTTCAACAAGACACGCTACCGATCGGGGATTTCCCTCTCTGCCGGCTGCTGTTGTCCAACGATTCGAACTATCCCTGGTTCATCCTGGTGCCACGCCGCGAGGATATCAGCGAGATATTTCAGTTGGATGTCGCAGATCAACAGCAGCTGTGGCAGGAAACGACTGCGCTGGCGGAAACGCTCAAGGACTCGTTCGACGCGGACAAATTGAACGTCGCGGCCCTGGGTAACGTCGTCAGTCAGCTGCACATGCATGTGATCGTGCGCAAGCGTGAGGACGCCGCGTGGCCAGCTCCAGTCTGGGGCAAGCACCCGGCGTTGCCTTACAGTGCAGAGCAGATCGCGGTGATACGTGAACGGCTGCGTCTGGTTTTAACCGATGATTTCACGTTTTTGGAGGGCTGA
- a CDS encoding OprD family porin, producing the protein MRVMKWSMIALAVAAAASTQLATAAPFVGDQAEAKGFVEDAKFDLLLRNYYFNRNKKDGAVDDKDWTQGFHGVFSSGYTQGPVGFGVDAFGYLSVKLDGTDEHSGSGNLSTNAAGENNDSQGKAGGAVKARISKTELKFGEMQPSTAPVFAVGGSRILPQTATGFQLQSSEIKDLDLEAGHFYSASSQDKNSSKGGLYANYAGVEANNIDYFGGKYGITENLSASLYGAQLQDIWDQYYANLNYTIPMGEDQSINLDGNIYRTDDSGDAEAGDISNTTFSLAAAYSFLKAHTLTVGFQKVNGDTPFDYIGVGKNNRGGDSIFLANSIQYSDFNGPNEKSAQVRYDLKMAEYGVPGLSFMTRYVKGWDIDGSSTSTNSAYAGLYGEDGKHHETNFEAKYVVQTGPAKDLSFRIRQAWHRANTDQGEGDIDEFRLIVDYPISVL; encoded by the coding sequence ATGCGCGTGATGAAGTGGAGCATGATCGCACTGGCAGTTGCAGCAGCAGCCAGTACTCAATTGGCAACAGCCGCACCTTTCGTAGGCGACCAGGCCGAAGCCAAAGGTTTTGTTGAAGACGCAAAATTCGACTTGCTGCTTCGCAACTACTATTTCAACCGTAACAAGAAAGATGGCGCAGTCGACGATAAAGACTGGACCCAGGGTTTCCACGGTGTATTCAGCTCCGGTTACACCCAAGGCCCAGTAGGTTTTGGCGTTGACGCCTTCGGTTACCTGTCGGTCAAACTGGACGGTACCGACGAGCACTCCGGTTCGGGCAACCTGAGCACTAACGCTGCTGGCGAAAACAATGACAGCCAGGGCAAGGCAGGCGGCGCAGTCAAGGCTCGCATTTCCAAAACCGAACTGAAATTCGGTGAAATGCAGCCGAGCACCGCACCAGTATTCGCTGTTGGCGGCTCCCGTATCCTTCCGCAAACTGCTACCGGTTTCCAACTGCAGAGCAGCGAAATCAAAGACCTTGACCTCGAAGCCGGTCACTTCTACTCGGCAAGCAGCCAGGACAAAAACTCCAGCAAAGGTGGCTTGTACGCCAACTACGCAGGCGTTGAAGCCAACAATATCGATTATTTCGGCGGCAAGTACGGCATCACTGAAAACCTGAGCGCATCGCTGTACGGCGCCCAGCTGCAAGACATCTGGGACCAGTACTACGCCAACCTGAACTACACCATCCCGATGGGTGAAGATCAGTCGATCAACCTGGACGGTAACATCTACCGCACTGACGATTCCGGCGACGCTGAAGCGGGCGACATCAGCAACACCACGTTCTCGCTGGCAGCCGCTTACTCCTTCCTGAAAGCGCACACCCTCACCGTCGGCTTCCAGAAAGTCAACGGCGACACTCCGTTCGACTACATCGGCGTGGGCAAGAACAACCGCGGCGGCGACTCGATCTTCCTCGCCAACTCCATCCAGTACTCCGACTTCAACGGTCCGAACGAAAAATCTGCACAAGTTCGTTATGACCTGAAAATGGCCGAGTACGGCGTTCCGGGCCTGAGCTTCATGACCCGCTACGTGAAAGGCTGGGATATCGACGGCTCCAGCACTTCGACCAACAGCGCCTACGCGGGTCTGTATGGTGAAGATGGCAAGCACCACGAAACCAACTTTGAAGCCAAATACGTAGTGCAGACTGGCCCGGCCAAAGATCTGTCCTTCCGTATCCGTCAAGCATGGCACCGCGCCAACACTGACCAGGGCGAAGGCGATATCGACGAGTTCCGTCTGATCGTCGACTACCCGATTTCGGTCTTGTAA
- a CDS encoding mechanosensitive ion channel family protein: MDLNAEVDNLVKASQAWIPMIMEYGSRVLLAIITLAIGWWLINKVTQKLGGLLALRNADLALQGFISSLANIILKVLLIVSVASMIGVETTSFVAAIGAAGLAIGLALQGSLANFAGGVLILLFRPFRIGDWIEAQGVAGTVDSIQIFHTVLRTGDNKTIIVPNGNLSNGIITNTNRQPTRKVVFDVGVDYEADLQKAREVLLELAKDPRVLTEPAPEAVISTLGDSSITVSLRVWVKTADYWSVMFMFNEQSRDRLKTAGIDIPFPQRVIRVVQDSATA, from the coding sequence ATGGATTTGAATGCTGAAGTGGACAATCTGGTCAAGGCATCCCAAGCCTGGATTCCGATGATCATGGAATATGGCAGTCGTGTGCTGCTGGCGATCATCACCCTGGCCATCGGCTGGTGGCTGATCAACAAGGTGACGCAAAAGCTCGGCGGACTGCTGGCGCTGCGTAACGCCGACCTGGCGCTGCAAGGCTTCATCAGCAGCCTGGCGAACATCATTCTCAAGGTGCTGCTGATTGTCAGCGTGGCCTCGATGATCGGTGTGGAAACTACCTCGTTCGTTGCCGCCATCGGTGCGGCCGGTCTGGCCATCGGCCTGGCGTTGCAGGGCAGCCTGGCGAACTTCGCCGGCGGCGTGCTGATTCTGTTGTTCCGTCCGTTCCGCATTGGCGACTGGATCGAGGCCCAGGGTGTGGCCGGCACCGTCGACAGCATCCAGATTTTCCATACCGTGCTGCGCACCGGCGATAACAAAACCATTATCGTCCCTAACGGCAATCTGTCGAACGGCATCATCACCAACACTAACCGTCAGCCGACCCGCAAGGTTGTGTTTGATGTGGGTGTGGATTACGAAGCGGACTTGCAGAAAGCCCGTGAAGTACTGTTGGAACTGGCGAAGGACCCGCGTGTATTGACCGAGCCTGCTCCGGAAGCCGTCATTTCCACCTTGGGCGACAGTTCGATCACTGTTTCCCTGCGCGTATGGGTGAAAACTGCCGATTATTGGAGTGTGATGTTCATGTTCAATGAACAATCCCGTGATCGTCTGAAAACAGCGGGGATCGATATTCCGTTTCCACAGCGGGTTATTCGAGTCGTTCAGGACTCCGCAACGGCGTAA